In the Limanda limanda chromosome 15, fLimLim1.1, whole genome shotgun sequence genome, GCAGTTCTACATCAGGCACACACATTCTCGTGTTTCTAAATCCCACATTATGGTTCTGTCTCGATGaacaaaaaggaacaaaacaTTAAGAAATCTGATTCTGCCTCAATAAACTGATTTCGGACTCCACAGGAAACTGGGCCATGTGTCAGCCATACTTGTGCATGTCAACAGGGCAGCAGACCTTTATTTATGCAGGGCAGGCTGCCCGAGCCGCTCGCTTGTTCTCAAAATCACTTCAGGGTCACTCTGCTGGAGTTTTTCTAAAGTCGGAATTCCTTACAAACGCTACATACTGTCGACTTACAAagtaaaagacacaaaaacagggAAATTGGGTTTTTGAGTATCTGAGCAATATGTGTTGGAAAACcatctttcttttacatttcttaCAGGGATTCTCTAAGATGATGATTATAAGATAaagatgatgaaataaaatatttgtctattatttcttttaaatgtgtgtaattAATATGAACTAAAACCGTGCTCGACGCCCTCACaataacacacccacacactgtatgtgtgagtgtgtgtgggtgtgtgtgggtgtgacaTACCTCTGCCCTAGTCGAGGTATGTTAATCAAATCCAGACCTGCCTCCCTGTGACCAGCAGACAACCCATAACAATAATCTGACACACATTGCAACAGACATGGAGTTAATCAGGGTGTGTGAGTTTATGTGTGGGTTGCAGAATTTCTTAACAAGTGTGATGTAAGCAAAGGTTTTCTTGCTGGCGGCTGAGGAGAAACACAGTTTGAGGGTCAGTTCAGGCCGTTTCCCCACATTCCTGTTGTATCAGactgaaacatttatttctcaGATGTTTGGCACAGCCATGATATTGGATGGAATTCACGCCACAGTGCTCAGGCCATCACAAAACTAAACTGCAGCTgtcctcatccagaaacagttactctgacattttcactgGGACTATTTCTTCAGTTGAAATTTGTTCTTGGCCtactgaggagtgtgtgtgtgtgtcccattaCCATCAGAGTGGGAGGACAAAATAGCCAGCTTAACTAGGTCAGACGAACAAAGCCCACCCTACACAAACAGGGACACACTTTCTCGGCTGCCAGTGAGAGAATTTTGAAGCAGTTGAGCAGCTTCCATCGATCTTGAGCTCAGGGAAACTAAACTAGTAAAGGGAGACGTTCAACTCACTTGTCAGCTACGTTGAAACATGTTTGTTCAGCCACAATTGAATGGAAAATGCAGGAATGAGTGAAGGAGGGACACGGCAGCAAAGAGTGTTGTCCTCAGGTGAACTGACAACAAGAATTCCAATCTAATGAGATGTCAGGTTGACCAAAGTTTTTAAAACACTGCTTAACAAGTTGAAATCTGTGATTCAGAGCGAACGAGGTGAAATACATTGACTGAAAGGAATTGTCTGTTTGATAAATAGATATAAGACAAACTGTCATCTGGACATGAAACACCTACAAGACGTAAGGCTGTTTGACttgtgtgataaaagaaaaatagtgGGACTGTAAACTCTGTGCGGCCGAGGGAAGATGGAGTCCTGCCCCGGATAACCACTGTCTACACCGGGAGCCTGGAAATATTGCTCGTTGCCCACAGAGGCTAATTGAATTGTCGGACGATAGCTGATGGGCTCTGAGATTGACCACGATACCTTAGGTCAGAGCAAACAACAAACTCATGACAAGAATTATAAAACCCTTTGTGACTTGCAAAAAATGATGACGCAAGCAAAGAACACACGATTATCAATGTGTAGAAACGATGAATCCAGCATCAAACTAATTGTAAACTCCAGTGAAACATCAATGGTCCGTTGATTAAAAGTTGTATCGTTAATAGTTCTTTGTTGAAACCGTACAACGTCCATTTCCTTTGTCAtcgtgtgtgttttccctctgtACATTGTTTTTGTGGGATTAGTCTGTATAATTAGAGCATTGGGATGTTACTGGAGTGTCGGTCTGTTATCAAGGCTTGTGGCAGATGCCTGTTtaagctccacacacacacacacacacaaaaatacacacatacacgcacgcacacacacacacacccagcctCAGAACATGATACAGATTAGTGTTCAGaccctcttctctttctgtccccTCCCCCTCAATTTCCTGTTGACCCCTCCGACATACTTCTTTCACTTCTTCCATCAATGAATTTGGGGAAACTGTCAATCAACTGATGTCACAATGCTCATAAACAATGCTGAATACTGAAATATACAACCCCTGACATTTCTATCTGAAATCCTCTATCTGGGTTGTACTGTTCattccaggaaaaaaaaaaaaagtgctgtcGTGTTGCAGATTGCGTTTTTTGATGCTGCCAATTTGCCTCAAGCAGCTTTAGTTAGATTTCCTCCAGTGTAACAGAGAACATGCTTCTCTCAATCAGAGTAATTCTATATAACCAGTCAAGACTTTTAGGAACAGTGCAGCATGTTTAAAAGCAAATTTCTGACCCAAAGGAACAAGCGTCATTGACAGTTCACCTTCAACAAAGGCATTATGAAATAAAGCATCCCAAGACCGGAGAGCGTTAAACATATAAAACCACGCTGCACATTGTCAGCCTGAGTTGAAAGAATAATGATATTGATGCCAAATAGATAACCCTCAAGCAAGAGACAACATACTGTTAGGGAGGTACTTGGAGCAAACAGCGATACGTACACCCCACAATTAAAACACTCCGGGATAGACAGCAGGAAAGCAGGGGAACCAAAAACTAAAATGCATCAAAATACACCAAGATGATTTAGGATTTATAAATCATAATTTATTCCATTGGGAGTTAAAGTATAATTTCTCAAACTGGTATAAGATTAAATATTAATCGAAAGCGATTCAGTTATATGAGCAGCAGGGAGGAAATTATAATGATTATAAATCCATTGTTTGCTGCTCCAGTAACTCTTCAGTCTACTGTGTCCATGTGCCTGACCAACACTGATCCCTTACAGTGTAAGAAGTTAGTGATCCCACTTCACACCAAACCTTCTGGCCTTGATGACATTATGAAATAACTTTGGGTTGAAAGTGAAACTCAACCAATTTTGAAATAGTTAAATAAACCTTGAAATGCACAAAACAACTGTTCATATAGTAGAATGTGTTGACGACTAAAACCCTAGAGCCTCATGCACCAGATGCCTCCTGTTCTGGTTCGAAGTAGAGCAGAGATAATGAGTCAGTTGATCAATTCATACAATTGACAGACGATTCATAGTTTCCTCTGGTCAATATGATTATGATAAATGTTAATTAAACACgcaatctgttgttttttatggaaTGTTGCTCAATGTCATCTGAATATTTTAGCTTGGGACCTTGATACACTGGTAATTTCATTTAAAGCCATTTTAAAAACACGATGACGATTAATGGTCAGTTGCAAGCACCCATACATTATCTGTGCATTGTGATAGTATTAATAACGGCCACATCttaacatgaacacacacacacttactttaACACACACCCTctgcctgaaacacacacacacacacacacacacacacacacatccaactgCAGTCTCTCCATCAGCCCCTCCTGCATCACTACATCCTTCCCTCCTGCGCCCTCCTCCCAACCCTCCTCACCAACATGCTCACCAGCCTCCAGAGCAAAAGCTAATGTTAGCACTACCCCAGAGTATCGTACTGAAATCTGAAGCACAGCTCAGGGGAACTTTAGGGTCATGAGGTCATATTAATCTTGCTTGTATTATAAGGaaaatgacaacaacacaactaatATTCATAGATTGTCGTAAATGCTATCATCCCCTGATAACTGTCGGGACGAAGTACTTGTTTTTACGGTCAGCGCAAATAATGATTGATtctaaaatggaaaaaaaatctgcacaACCTGAACTTTTCTACTGTTGTTATTAAACAGGTGAACTGACCGTTAATCTAATCATCatacattatttataattaaaggTCAAATCAGCCAAATGACCTTtgaaaaacctggaaacaaTATGCCTCTCTATATAAGGCTCAAGGTCATGATGttgaaaatgaatgtgaatgtgtaaTAAGGATCAAGAACTCTAAACCTATCAAATGGGTTCACTGCCTGATCCACAGAGCTTGTTTAAGCCTGTTTACCAACACACCGCCTTTGTTTCTGGTGGATAAGATTATGAATTCAGGCTTTTGAAGCCGCTCCCATTTGAATGAAATAAACTGAGTTGAACGCAGCCCTGGGAAACAAACTGTATTACACTGTCCTGGTTTATAGGTCATTTGATGCAGGGAAACAAAGTCACCCCCCTGAACACAGCTGAACTCACTGAACCCTGACTGAGCAGGTGAACTCCTGAactgtcttctcaaaactaAAGTGTGTAGTTATAGTGGGGATCTATATTAGTCCGCAAACCCGGTTCTCAGAACCATAAAACATTATTGACAACGGAACTCGTGCACTTTCTGTTTGCTTGAAATGAAACCAATGCTGCCAGTATAAAGATGTGTCACACACTTAAGCTGCAAGCATTTTACTATTGGAGCTCACATGGTTTACCAGCTGCCTTTAAAGAAGATGAAGTACAAATCATGTGTAAAACACAAAGCTCTGCTCCCATCTGAAATAACAGTAATTGACACGTCTGTCTCTTGACTGGTCAGTATTACAAAGACAATACAAGTCACGTCTCGCAGCCGACTTCAAAACAGCTGCTGTCACTGACACCAGCCGGGACACTGGAACCGTTTTATGCACTAAGAACAACAAGGACATTCCCAGGTCAAAGTGACGAGTTTGACACTGTCACGACATTTCGCTGTCTTAATattcacaaacaaaataatcaataaatcaagAGAATAATCAGCTGATTGATCAATAATGACCATAAGTAATAGTTGCAGACGTAGAGTAGTTAAAATGATCTCTACCTCAACCAACTGCAGGAGCAAAATGCTGCTTCTACATTAACGCATGAGTAATAATCATctaattatacaatatatagtTTAACAGTACAATAACCAGAGGGTGCATTTTTTTCTGcagagtacttttacttgattATATTGACTCAGCACGAGTTATGTGAGTAACTGAGTACCTTTACAGAGTAATATcaatacttttacttaagtaaagaacTGATTCCTCCAGCACTGGTGTTACCTTCAGGAGATGCTCAGGAAAAACAGCCACTGCATACAAATGTGTCTTTGAGCTTGAGAATGTAATTTTGAAAGTATTCATTACAGAGACAAGGGTTAACTCTGCCGCTGGATCATGTGCAGTACTGAGACCTTTTGGTGGCCCGACAAAACTTAACGTTGTGTGTACTTTTAGTCACTGGACAAGGTGTCTACACCTGTAATCCTCCCACCTTGGAGAAGACCTGCCAGCATCCACGTAACCATGGAAACCAGGTCAGTGGTCCTCAGTGGAAGCACACCTGACCTCAGGCAGGATGAGGATGAACGAGCTCCTCTTTCAGGTAAAACGTCTGTTTGACAAACTGGAACAAACCGACCTGCTGCCCAGTTACTGCCCCACAACTCGCAGGTGTTCTGCTCCCATCAGGCGACCCAGTGGGAGGTGGGAGGACCGTGCAGGGAGCTGTGGGAGCAGCTGGGGATCCCCTCGCGTTAAGCAAATCAAATCTCACTGAGGAAACATCCACCACTAACAGAGGAAACACCTCAGGACGATGGTAGAGTCACCCTTTTCCTCCCAGCTGCTCCCACAGCTAAGGTGTAACCACAGCTGACTCCAGGCTGCTCCCAGTCAGTGCAGAGGCAGTGATTGATCTCGATGGTATGTTAGCTAGTCGCTGTTAGCTGCAGCTGGTTAGCATCGGTAGCTCCTGGGCTCGTCCGGGGATTCAAAGCAGCTCTGTGAATGTGACAGTTAGCAGCTGATGCTAGCTGGTGTTGTTAGCTAGCAGGGCGAGCTAACCCGCTAACGTCTTTCACGTctttcacatcacacacacacacagagacacacacactcacacactcacgtCATAGTTCAGCCTCCATGATGAAGCCCCGGGGGAAGCAGCTCGCTGTGTGGAGGAGTCCGAGCCCCGGAGTCCTTGCTTCGGCTTCTCCTCCTGATTCCCGGACCCGTTTTCTATCGCCTCGACCTCTTTCCGGAGATTCTCCGCCGTAGCCGAAAATTCCGAGCGACTGAGAGGGAAGGTTGGAAAATGGGGTAACGCCACGGAGGTCTCGCGAGATGTCAGCGCAGAGCGAACAGGGAGTCCGCGCTGAGATCTCGCGAGAACTCCGTGGGTTTGCCTGGAATACCGGGACGTTGAGGGAAACAGCGCCCCTGCTGGTTATtacacagaaagaaacaaaaatccccaaaacagTTTGTTTATCAAAATTGACCCAAAActgataaatatgtaaataaaaacaacttgtcTGTGTTTCAGATGGAACAGGAcagatgaatacaaatatagCCACAGAAAAGAGGTGAATAAATAGAGGAAAAGTTAACATGATAACAATATAAGGTCCCAGATTTCATATCCTGGGATACTGACACCATACTGAAATAAAATACCTGtacttttcattttctaatACTCAGGAGCTAGATAATGTATctcactgatgacatcactgtaTTAGCCTGAAGACTGAACTGTCATTACTTTTCACATTAAGGTTTTTTACATTCAAATCATACATCAACAGTtcattaaatgtaataataacaattcttTTCATAAATTAGACTAGATTGGATTAGAAAGTAATAGATTTGTACGTGAAGTTAAAATATATCATCTCCTTGAACTGCACCACCAGAGTGTCGCATACGTTGTGATTCATCATTATAATACACTACagtgaaatgtgtttattttgtacatACTCTGcctgttttatataatttaaaatttttataATATTAGCTGCCTGCTGCTTTAACAACTGGATTTCCccggtgtgtggatcaataaagttttaagttATCTTATCTTAGCTACTGTAGGTATGGTACCTTTGAGATGTAGTGATATACAACATCCCACAGGGGCGGTGTTGAAACATGCATTAATACCACTCGCcactgaagaagaagagtagGCGGATCAGCTGATTTGAAGCCggaagcagcagctgaatcTTCTtcaggagaaaataaataacaatccgtgattattgttattagtgTTAAAAGTTGTTTTATCATCGAGAGCTTCTCCATCAGTAAAACAGCATGAAGGGTTTattctgcagagctgctgtcagTGACGCGCAGCCCAAGTTCGTCATCCAGGAAATGGTGAGTTTGGCTTTTTACCTCAAGGTTTTATCATAAGTAATAAACTATAACACTGCAgtcaagttatttttatttggaaTAATAAATGCATGAGCACCACAGATTATACACAAAGATTATTCCCTGTCCATGATCTGCACAATGTTCTGTTTGGTCTGtagtttatttcctgtttttaaatatgtttctctgtttttcatgatgtttatcTTTTAGCCTTTTTGGTatgtttctgctttttaaatgtgtgtctctgttttcctATGTCTGCTTTGTATTGTGTATCTCTGCCTTAagatttctctttgtttttaaatgtgttatttgtttttaaaagtgtctCTGTTTTTCAACTGTTTtgctatttgtttttattttaatgtgttatAATAGGTTTCTCACtttttttagtttgtgtttctgtttttaaatgtgtgtctgcTTTTATCATATATTTCTCTGCTTTAATTATTCTCTTTTATTGAGTTAATGTCTcatcttttaaatgtgtgtctgaTCTGACATTTATCTCCCATGTGTAATGCGTTTATGTTATGGAAGAGACAATAAATCTGATTCTGACATGGATTAAATCAACTCAGTCGTGGTAGATTGAGCGTGACAGTGTTTCTTCAGAGGAAGACAGGATTGAATGATCCGTAATTTATGTCTGACAaagtgcttttctttttctttattaaaacaattATAAGGGACTTTTGCCCGTGCAGCTAATGTGAATCTGACGGTCTCACTGGTTTACAGCTGATTCTCTGTATGACAGTTTGTGTTCTGCTCTTTCTCTACAGACTCTTCCTGACGTGTTGGGCAGCCATCAGGTCAGAGTTCAGGTGAAGGCCTGTGGACTCAGCCCTCTGGACCTCAAGGTACTTTTATCTTAGACCAGTGAAAGCCACTGAATTCAACTTAAATCACACGGTTAAATGAATCACTGCACGTATGAGCATCTTTCTCACTGCTGCCTCATCTTCTCGCTGCTCACAGTTGCTCGCTGACGTCGGCATCCAGAGAGATTTGATTCCTGTCGGCAGAGAGGTGGCCGGGGTTGTCCTGCAAGGTCGtaaaactgcaaacacacatgatACATAGCGAGAGTCCTAACAGACCAGGGGTCAGCTGAGGTTTAACCCCTGTGattgtctgttttctctcttcagtgGGACCCAAAGTAACATTTTTCCAGCCTGAGGACGAGGTTGTTGGTATGAAACCTAATTTTTCTTACCCAGTTCGGGAAAGATGGAACCCAGTAGTCATTTCACTCTGCTGGTTTACTTTATTGTACAGTACATTATCATGCTTACCAcacctctcctccaggtgtgCTTCCCCTGGACTCTCCCTGCTCTGGACTCTGTGACGTCATTGACGTAGATGAACACTATTTAGGtactacacacatacacacacacacacacacacagctaccaAGTGCGATGTCATGAAGgcagaatgaaatgaaacatgtatatttctgtttctgtcgTCCAGTCCAGAAGCCAGAGAagctcagctctgtgtgtgttgcgtcAGCGCTGCGTGACGGCCTGTGTGCTTACACtgctctacacacacacgctcacatggCAGCGGGACACACACTCCTGGTCGTGGACGGAGCAAGTGTATGTTAACAAAACAACTTAAGAATCATGTGTCTTTGTATTATCATCTGACTTTTGCtgcatttctcctcctcctcaaaagGAGGAAACCTTTTAGAAATAAAtaccaaaaaaaacaagcatttgAGCGTTGCCTGAGTttcagtgttcatgtgttttctaatgAGCTCAACTCCTCTCCCTCCGCAGTCTTTTGGCCTGATGGTCACCCAGCTGGCCTTTTACCACGGAGTGAAGGTTCTGACGACGTCGCATTCGCTGCAAAATCACACTTTCCTGGAGCAGCTTCGACCCAGTGTAGGTCTGTATCTGCTCTAATATGTTACACAACCTTTCTGTGTGCGTTaaacaacattttctaaaacaaatcaaatcagctATTATAAAAATCTTCTCTTTGCTGATCATCTAATGCTTTTTACTCTGATTTCAACCTTTTCATCTTAACTCTGTGTCCTCACCGTCATGTGATCCTCAGGCGTTCAGGATCCTTTATTAGGTGAGATCTTTTCTATCCATCTTTCTAACAGACTTACCTGCTTCCTCACCTCATTTCTAATTCTTATTAAGTAAACTGGTTGTTTAACTCTGTAATTGTCAGTATATAAGCTATAGTTAGTTTACTACGCATTTACTTGAGCATTTAAATTATGTGTTACTTTCATAATCAAActaaatgaatagaaatgttTGAGTTATATTCTAACAATATAAAAGGTAGATTGAATGAAAAGCTGCTGCCCCCATGTGGATAACATTAAAAACTGCAAACACGGCAACTTAAAACCTCATAGGATCAGATTTGTGGTGTAGACAGGAGGAAACAGTTTTAGTGTATTCAAATGAACTAGAGTCGCTTGTGACATCATTGGTTTACGTTTGAAGCCAGAGTCATTCCCGTCTATAACGGCTCATCAGAGCTGCTGCCGCTGGTGCTGGAGGAGACTGGAGGACTGGGAGTGGATATAGTGATCGACTCAGGAGGTAAAAACACAGTCAACACTgataaacactgaataaaaaagGGACATTAAATCTGTCATGTGTTGGCTTCTGAGTGGTTCTATACAGGCTgaggctccttctcctccatctgacCGTCCTGACACCGGAGcattttgctgtgtttgtgtttgcagttcatctgctggaagaggaggaatcaGAGGAGATGAAACTACACCTGCACaaacatgacatcatcagtgcGCTGGCAGTGGGGGGGCACTGGGTCACGTCCCACCAAGACCTGCAGGTGAGCGAGGGTCAGACCTCTAAGCTGCATCTTTACTGTTGTGTTTCATATCATCTCTGTCTCTAAAATCACCAGTTACAGTTAACAATTGAGTGTTATGGTCATTTTAGATTCAAATTATTCCCAATAAGCCACCTAGTTAACATATGAGCAGCGTAGCATCAACAAGGTCAGATCAAGACCGGACATAATGATTACAATACAtttgttatttgtattaattcAAATTCAGCCTGTTTCTTAGAAAGCACCTGTGGTTTTAAagttctttgtctttgtatttTACAGCTGGATCCTCCAGACTGCAGATTACTGCATCTCAAATCAGCCTCTGTGTCGTTCCTCAATCCGGAAGTGTGGACGGCTTCGTCAGCTCAGCAAGGACGCTACCTCCGTATCCTCTGTGTGCTCCGAGTGTTTAATGTAAAAACATAATGATCACAATCAGGCTCCTGTCGGCTTTAAGGTCTTTAACAACCTTTATTAACAGATATTCTGAAGGACATCGTGGAGAAGATGTCAACTGGAGTTCTCAGGTAAACCAAGAAATAGCACCACCTGGCTttaacgccccccccccccccccccagacacacacagatccacacaCTATAATCTAACCCAATCAAATCCAATCTGTGggttcctctctgtgtctgcagaCCTCAGCCGGAGGAGGCGGTTTCTATCTACGAAGCCACAGTCGCCATGGAGACCGTCCAGCGTCGGCAGAAGAAAAAAGCAGTTGTTCAACTCTGAGTAATTCTGCTGAGATCTGAGGCAACGTTTAGTTCAATGAACATAATGAATGAACTGATTCAAACACGATTGTTTTTCGGGTCTGAAACAAGTCAGAACGAACATCGTGTGGAAGATAAAGGAGATAAAGCTTACGTCGTCTTTTCAACACTGAGAAACAGAAACTCATATGATGGGGTTTTCCTTCAAATACACATTCACGCTCTAATTCTCACATCCagcctgtgaatgtgtgattcCATGGGACAGTGACTCATATCAAGGCCTCTGTGATCACTGTTTGTCACATTATATTTCTCTGAGAATCCACAAACCTATATTTAagtcaataaacacaaactttaCACTAGATGGACGCTCAGAGAGCAGATAGCTTCTCAATTTTTATCGCAATTTATGTTGCCATCATAAAAAGAACTTTACTTGAACGATCCAATTCAACTCTTGGAAATAAGAGAATCTTTTGTATTATTACTGTACTGTGCCATttcattaataaattaaaacaattaaaacatgaTAAACATTTCCAGTTCTTGTTGACGAATCAGCCTCAGTGTTGTTTTCCTCTTAACTCTGTTTGCTCATGATTCAGTTTTACATGAGTCCAGAGGGACACAGGAGTCATTCTAGAGAACTGTGTCTGAGACCTTTGACTCTTGTGATGGTCGTGGTGAGCGTCTCACTGTATCACAGTGTCGCAGGAATCAAACCTGATCACAGGACGTCCTGCAGCCTCTGTCAGGAACATGGGGACTGGCCAGCGTCTCCAGTTACTCCAGTGATATTAACAAAAACTTGCAGCGAGCGGACAAGCGCACCAATCAGATGTCAGCTCCCAGTGTCAACATCAGGTTGGCATGGCAACGGTTCATCCGGTTGTGTCATCATGCCTCGCAGTGCCTCAAGACAGCGTCCCAGGATGCACCTCTCCTCCTGTCGCAGTGACTGGACAACGTCAAGCTGCTCCCTGACGGACTGGTCACACTGCTGCAGCAGGACGGagatctacacacacaaacacacaaatcatgtCATGTGTTGCATCACTAAAAAGACgtttgtttgagtgtgagtgtgtgtgtgtgcacgttcaCACACCTTATCCAGAGCGGTGTGTGTATCCTGTAGAAGTAGCTGACAGAGCGTCTCGGCCGTGCGGACActccactcctccctctcttcacccACCGCCTGGCCGAGCAACACTGCCTTCCACTGGTGactgtgagaaacacacacagagttagtGCAGAAAAAGCATGTggacctgttgtgtgtgtgaatgtgtgtgttcgtctTACTACAGTGTTTGTGGCATGGACAACAGTCTGAGAGCTGTCATCAGCCTCCAACCGAGGCCGTCACTGGACACAGTCAGGTTCCTGAACGAagggaggagcaagaggaggtttattagagacatttaaaaacttAACTAAACTCTGTCCAGAACGTTCATGCAGGGAAACTCTCAGGAGTTGGGAAACTTGCCGACTAACCAAAATATAAAAGAGGATAGATTATGAGCTAGAGActttaaatgagaaaacattttatattctaCTGCACGATTTACTGTCATGGTCTGTGTATAAaaagtgtttatatttaatAGTAATGTAATGTCATATTAAAATCACTCACTGAACCAGTTTGTTCTCTTGAAGAAACTTCATCTTCTGGATCAAACTCCTGTCGCCTTTTAAAACGTCACAGAGAAGATCTGAGGGATTCAAACAAAGGTATaggattttaaatataaaaaattatttaacGGCCTGAATCTCTCTTTATTGACTCACAAATACAATGTAAAGTTTACTGAgtaatatatttttgtgtaaaagtaaaacatctcaaacatatattaaaaaacacacaaactgaaaaaaggTTTTGCATGGAGCTGCTTCagccacaaatacacaaacagcacTTTACGTCTACAGCTTACCTTTGTCTACATACACAACACTGTGAGGGTTGTTGGGGGCGACAAAGCCATACTCTAACAACAGGCGCTGGTTGTCATGGGAACCGTAGTTTATGAAGGCCTGCTGGTAGCGCGGCGTTCCGGAGACGCTGCTGATGTCATAACATCTGGTTACATTATTGAAACTCGCTTGTACCTGGAACCAaaagaaatatgttttcatGGGATTTTCCAAACTCGTTTCTGATTCTTCCATCTTTCTAACTCTCCTGTCACACTGTAGTGTACCTGCACGTCAGGCTGATGGTTGAGCAGGTCCAGGAAGGGAGCTAAAGCGTAAACATCCTGTCCGGACAGGAAGTCGTTGGACGGGTGGGACATGAAGACGGAACGTGTGTTGACACTGCACCACGCCcacctggaggacagaggacaaca is a window encoding:
- the cryzl1 gene encoding quinone oxidoreductase-like protein 1 isoform X1; this encodes MKGLFCRAAVSDAQPKFVIQEMTLPDVLGSHQVRVQVKACGLSPLDLKLLADVGIQRDLIPVGREVAGVVLQVGPKVTFFQPEDEVVGVLPLDSPCSGLCDVIDVDEHYLVQKPEKLSSVCVASALRDGLCAYTALHTHAHMAAGHTLLVVDGASSFGLMVTQLAFYHGVKVLTTSHSLQNHTFLEQLRPSVGVQDPLLARVIPVYNGSSELLPLVLEETGGLGVDIVIDSGVHLLEEEESEEMKLHLHKHDIISALAVGGHWVTSHQDLQLDPPDCRLLHLKSASVSFLNPEVWTASSAQQGRYLHILKDIVEKMSTGVLRPQPEEAVSIYEATVAMETVQRRQKKKAVVQL
- the cryzl1 gene encoding quinone oxidoreductase-like protein 1 isoform X2 — its product is MKGLFCRAAVSDAQPKFVIQEMTLPDVLGSHQVRVQVKACGLSPLDLKLLADVGIQRDLIPVGREVAGVVLQVGPKVTFFQPEDEVVGVLPLDSPCSGLCDVIDVDEHYLVQKPEKLSSVCVASALRDGLCAYTALHTHAHMAAGHTLLVVDGASSFGLMVTQLAFYHGVKVLTTSHSLQNHTFLEQLRPSVARVIPVYNGSSELLPLVLEETGGLGVDIVIDSGVHLLEEEESEEMKLHLHKHDIISALAVGGHWVTSHQDLQLDPPDCRLLHLKSASVSFLNPEVWTASSAQQGRYLHILKDIVEKMSTGVLRPQPEEAVSIYEATVAMETVQRRQKKKAVVQL
- the setd4 gene encoding SET domain-containing protein 4 isoform X1 encodes the protein MFKKKPDFDIFQRVPASCGVMRGRSHRAGRAARKRRQKCESSVQSVSLCHQLQYVRLMKFLHQRGFTSSLLQPALFTDTGRGLQTLKNIKPSQLIISLPESCLLTTSTVLISDLGPFIKSWKQRVSPLVALCAFLVCERLRGEASHWFPYISVLPSSYTCPVYFTDDIMRLLPACVRSRAFEQREAVRELHSSSRDFFRSLQPILSLPVEEVFTYEALRWAWCSVNTRSVFMSHPSNDFLSGQDVYALAPFLDLLNHQPDVQVQASFNNVTRCYDISSVSGTPRYQQAFINYGSHDNQRLLLEYGFVAPNNPHSVVYVDKDLLCDVLKGDRSLIQKMKFLQENKLVQNLTVSSDGLGWRLMTALRLLSMPQTLYHQWKAVLLGQAVGEEREEWSVRTAETLCQLLLQDTHTALDKISVLLQQCDQSVREQLDVVQSLRQEERCILGRCLEALRGMMTQPDEPLPCQPDVDTGS
- the setd4 gene encoding SET domain-containing protein 4 isoform X2, with product MRGRSHRAGRAARKRRQKCESSVQSVSLCHQLQYVRLMKFLHQRGFTSSLLQPALFTDTGRGLQTLKNIKPSQLIISLPESCLLTTSTVLISDLGPFIKSWKQRVSPLVALCAFLVCERLRGEASHWFPYISVLPSSYTCPVYFTDDIMRLLPACVRSRAFEQREAVRELHSSSRDFFRSLQPILSLPVEEVFTYEALRWAWCSVNTRSVFMSHPSNDFLSGQDVYALAPFLDLLNHQPDVQVQASFNNVTRCYDISSVSGTPRYQQAFINYGSHDNQRLLLEYGFVAPNNPHSVVYVDKDLLCDVLKGDRSLIQKMKFLQENKLVQNLTVSSDGLGWRLMTALRLLSMPQTLYHQWKAVLLGQAVGEEREEWSVRTAETLCQLLLQDTHTALDKISVLLQQCDQSVREQLDVVQSLRQEERCILGRCLEALRGMMTQPDEPLPCQPDVDTGS